Proteins found in one Geomonas subterranea genomic segment:
- a CDS encoding CZB domain-containing protein has translation MEKQEINNAISEHAMYRFKLNDLISKGQLEDHKGPCTETDCQFGKWFFDAAVSSRHRSSYFYKQVRQLHGNFHEVACKVAGLAAEGNTEEARKMMDYDGEFHHASNRLVETLMRWRDLV, from the coding sequence ATGGAAAAGCAAGAGATCAACAACGCTATCAGCGAACATGCCATGTACAGGTTCAAGCTCAATGACTTGATCAGCAAGGGGCAGCTGGAAGATCACAAAGGCCCCTGCACCGAGACGGATTGCCAGTTCGGCAAGTGGTTCTTTGATGCCGCCGTTTCGTCCCGGCACCGCTCCTCGTACTTTTACAAGCAGGTCCGGCAGCTCCACGGCAACTTCCACGAGGTCGCCTGCAAGGTCGCGGGGCTTGCGGCCGAGGGCAACACCGAGGAGGCCCGCAAGATGATGGATTACGACGGCGAATTCCACCATGCCTCCAACAGGCTGGTGGAGACGTTGATGAGATGGAGAGATCTGGTCTGA
- a CDS encoding outer membrane protein OmpK, which translates to MKKRSIRSVLSTGFKTLALTALFLAPCAAQEAQAGMTLWNQTNLQYLWGGKFKLQENSTQSTITIEHANGWKYGDNFLFFDVTNPDRENAAIYGELSPRLSLGKITGRDLSAPLVKDVLLAGTLEVGQGFRNYLYGVGLSLNLPKFNFADLNVYVRNDPKQAGSTYQVTPCWQLPFTVGKADMIFEGFTDIAGSEGDLSFNIDAQPRLLMDLGKFWDAPGSVFVGTEVIYWHNKYGVKGVNEFAPQAMIKFVM; encoded by the coding sequence TTGAAGAAGAGATCGATCCGTAGCGTCCTGTCCACCGGCTTCAAAACCCTGGCCCTCACCGCCCTTTTCCTGGCGCCTTGCGCCGCCCAGGAAGCGCAAGCCGGCATGACCCTCTGGAACCAGACCAACCTCCAGTACCTGTGGGGTGGCAAGTTCAAGCTCCAGGAAAACAGCACCCAGTCCACCATCACCATCGAGCATGCTAACGGCTGGAAATACGGCGATAACTTCCTTTTCTTCGACGTCACCAACCCCGACAGGGAAAACGCCGCCATTTACGGCGAGCTTTCCCCGAGGCTCTCCCTCGGCAAGATCACCGGCCGCGACCTCTCCGCGCCGTTGGTCAAGGACGTCCTTTTGGCGGGTACGCTCGAGGTGGGGCAGGGCTTTCGCAACTACCTTTACGGCGTCGGGCTGAGCCTCAACCTGCCGAAGTTCAACTTCGCCGACCTCAACGTCTACGTGCGCAACGACCCGAAACAGGCTGGCAGCACCTACCAGGTGACCCCCTGCTGGCAGCTCCCCTTCACCGTGGGCAAGGCCGACATGATCTTTGAAGGCTTCACCGATATCGCCGGCAGCGAGGGAGACCTTTCCTTCAACATCGACGCGCAGCCCCGCCTGCTTATGGATCTCGGCAAGTTCTGGGACGCCCCCGGCAGCGTATTCGTCGGCACCGAGGTGATCTACTGGCACAACAAGTACGGCGTCAAGGGCGTGAACGAGTTCGCACCGCAGGCAATGATCAAGTTCGTGATGTAG
- a CDS encoding class I SAM-dependent methyltransferase: MPESVRQHYELYPYPDYPLFASVRRSDTYANNLDALWALFNGELPPPESRRILIAGCGSFAPYPFALANPATSIVALDLSRKSLNRARLHCLLHGISGVDFVPGDLCDPDLAPGPFGMIDAYGVLHHLADPGEGLRALAARLGEGGILRIMVYSHYARREEDSIRRALKLLKVREPEQVRRMVAKSGKESRLRGFFESSGEVASRSGLADALLHPQVTSYRIDAFLDLIAASGLTPLRFAHRGALPEPEREIARIRSLEQEKRAPGNFVLYLGRDTKGPCQREGGFRLNPCLAPALAPWRLGTLRIPGRLGHENAALDGAGRRFLRRFRNPVPAASLAPDELAKAGSYADRLFLMRSRG; the protein is encoded by the coding sequence ATGCCCGAAAGCGTCCGCCAACACTACGAGCTCTACCCCTACCCGGACTACCCCCTCTTCGCCTCGGTGCGCCGCAGCGATACCTACGCCAACAACCTGGACGCCCTCTGGGCGCTCTTCAACGGGGAGCTCCCGCCACCGGAGTCGCGGCGCATCCTCATCGCCGGCTGCGGCAGCTTCGCCCCCTATCCCTTCGCGCTGGCCAACCCGGCGACCTCGATCGTCGCGCTCGACCTGTCGCGTAAGAGCCTCAACCGGGCACGCCTGCACTGCCTGCTGCACGGCATCTCCGGCGTCGATTTCGTGCCGGGGGACCTTTGCGACCCGGACCTGGCGCCGGGGCCTTTCGGGATGATCGACGCCTACGGGGTGCTGCACCACCTGGCCGACCCCGGGGAGGGGCTCCGGGCGCTGGCGGCGCGGCTCGGGGAGGGGGGGATACTGAGGATCATGGTCTATAGCCACTACGCGCGCCGGGAGGAGGATTCGATCCGCCGGGCGCTGAAGCTTTTGAAGGTGCGGGAGCCGGAACAGGTGCGGAGGATGGTGGCGAAAAGCGGGAAGGAGTCACGCCTCAGGGGGTTCTTCGAGAGCTCCGGCGAGGTCGCCAGCCGCTCGGGGCTCGCCGATGCGCTGCTCCATCCGCAGGTGACCAGCTACCGCATCGACGCCTTCCTCGACCTGATCGCGGCGAGCGGCCTGACCCCGCTGCGTTTCGCCCACCGCGGCGCCCTCCCTGAGCCGGAACGGGAGATCGCGAGAATCCGGTCACTCGAACAGGAGAAGCGTGCGCCCGGGAACTTCGTGCTCTACCTGGGGCGCGACACCAAGGGGCCGTGCCAGCGGGAGGGGGGGTTCCGGCTGAACCCCTGCCTGGCGCCGGCGCTCGCCCCCTGGCGCTTGGGGACGCTGCGCATCCCGGGGCGGCTGGGACACGAAAATGCCGCCCTGGACGGTGCCGGGCGCCGCTTCCTGCGCCGCTTCCGCAACCCCGTCCCGGCGGCATCCCTTGCCCCCGATGAACTCGCCAAGGCCGGCAGTTACGCCGACCGCCTCTTCCTCATGCGCAGCCGCGGCTGA
- a CDS encoding hybrid sensor histidine kinase/response regulator: MKNPSDPRSPDSSDVPNEPAGAGDSSGSGGSPESPESPESPPEQDALEALQRKLAGLGETSMRKTYYPELQQRLEELERLKAFLDHSNDAIFLVEVLTGRIVDLNESASRQLGWSRDELLEKSLFDLSDLHEDPAAASLIRSAVGEEEVRDLIVTELHRHDGGSFWAELTLNRMHFRDRTYVLAVARDITQRRAVEEALRQSEEFLKNIVDHIPAMVFAKDAQQLRFITINKYGEELLGFTRKEILGKSNAELFPPGQAEFFSEKDRETLERGQLVDIPEEVVTTPAGDRILRTKKIPLLDDQGKARYLLGIAEDITERRQLEEKLVQSQKMEAIGQLAGGVAHDFNNILMVILGYGSMLRNDATLSGPHREQVDRIMDAADKAAQLTSGLLTFSRKQVIKTQTADLNEVIRHVQKFLSRIIGEDVQLRAAFAPHPLPVDIDANQIEQVLVNLSTNARDAMPRGGLLTIETSLQRVDAGFVQANAIGEPGPYAMISISDSGVGMDEATRKRIFEPFFTTKEVGKGTGLGMSIVYGIIKQHSGFVNVYSEPGIGTTFRIYLPLSVTSPLAEEALREVEKPKGGCETIMVVEDEADLRVLLEQILTGAGYRVIMAENGAVAVEQYARHGREISLVLMDMIMPGMSGKDTCQAIRQLDPNARVLYTSGYTMDIIKSRDLIEEGTELLMKPVRPLELLKKVREMLDA, from the coding sequence ATGAAGAATCCCTCTGACCCCCGTTCCCCTGACAGCTCCGATGTCCCCAACGAGCCTGCCGGCGCCGGTGACTCCTCCGGGTCCGGCGGCTCTCCCGAATCTCCCGAATCTCCCGAATCTCCCCCTGAGCAGGACGCGCTGGAAGCGCTGCAGCGCAAGCTCGCAGGCCTTGGCGAAACCTCCATGCGCAAGACCTACTACCCCGAGCTGCAGCAGCGCCTGGAGGAGCTGGAACGTCTCAAGGCGTTCCTTGATCACAGTAACGACGCCATCTTCCTGGTGGAGGTGCTGACCGGGAGGATCGTCGACCTCAACGAATCCGCTAGCCGGCAGCTCGGCTGGAGCCGTGACGAACTGCTGGAAAAATCCCTTTTCGACCTCTCCGACCTGCATGAGGATCCCGCCGCCGCCTCCCTGATCCGCTCCGCCGTCGGGGAGGAGGAGGTGCGCGACCTGATCGTCACCGAGCTGCACCGGCACGACGGCGGGAGCTTTTGGGCCGAGTTGACGCTGAACCGGATGCACTTCAGGGACCGGACCTACGTCCTCGCCGTGGCGCGCGACATCACGCAGCGGCGTGCGGTCGAGGAGGCGCTGCGGCAAAGCGAGGAGTTCCTCAAGAACATCGTCGATCACATCCCGGCCATGGTCTTCGCCAAGGACGCCCAGCAGCTGCGCTTCATCACCATCAACAAGTACGGCGAGGAGCTGCTCGGGTTCACCAGGAAGGAAATCCTCGGCAAGAGCAACGCCGAGCTGTTCCCCCCCGGGCAGGCCGAGTTCTTCAGCGAGAAGGACCGTGAAACTCTGGAACGAGGGCAACTGGTGGATATCCCCGAGGAGGTCGTCACCACCCCGGCCGGCGACCGGATCCTGCGCACCAAGAAGATCCCGCTGCTGGACGACCAGGGGAAGGCGCGCTACCTGCTGGGAATCGCCGAAGACATAACCGAGCGCAGGCAGCTCGAGGAGAAGCTGGTTCAATCCCAGAAGATGGAGGCCATCGGACAGCTGGCAGGGGGGGTGGCCCACGACTTCAACAACATCCTCATGGTGATCCTCGGGTACGGTAGCATGTTGCGAAACGACGCCACGCTGTCTGGGCCGCACCGCGAGCAGGTCGACCGCATCATGGACGCCGCCGACAAGGCGGCGCAGCTCACCTCGGGGCTGCTCACCTTCAGTCGCAAGCAGGTGATCAAGACCCAGACCGCCGACCTGAACGAGGTGATCCGGCACGTGCAGAAGTTCCTCTCCCGCATCATCGGCGAGGACGTGCAGCTAAGGGCGGCGTTCGCGCCGCACCCCCTTCCGGTGGACATCGACGCCAACCAGATCGAGCAGGTCCTCGTCAACCTCTCCACCAACGCGCGCGACGCCATGCCGCGCGGGGGGCTCCTCACCATAGAGACCTCGCTGCAGCGGGTGGACGCGGGGTTCGTGCAGGCCAACGCCATCGGCGAGCCCGGCCCCTACGCGATGATCTCCATTTCGGACAGCGGCGTCGGGATGGACGAGGCCACCAGGAAACGGATCTTCGAGCCGTTTTTCACCACCAAGGAGGTGGGGAAGGGAACCGGCCTCGGCATGTCTATCGTCTACGGGATCATCAAGCAGCACTCCGGCTTCGTCAACGTCTACAGCGAACCGGGCATCGGCACCACGTTCAGGATCTACCTGCCGCTCAGCGTGACGAGCCCCCTCGCCGAGGAGGCCCTGAGGGAGGTGGAAAAGCCAAAGGGGGGGTGCGAGACCATCATGGTGGTGGAGGACGAGGCGGACCTGCGCGTCCTTTTGGAGCAGATCCTCACCGGCGCGGGGTACCGGGTCATCATGGCCGAAAACGGCGCGGTGGCCGTCGAGCAGTACGCCCGGCACGGCAGGGAGATCTCCCTGGTGCTCATGGACATGATCATGCCCGGCATGAGCGGCAAGGACACCTGCCAGGCGATCCGGCAGCTCGACCCGAACGCGCGGGTGCTCTACACCAGCGGCTATACCATGGACATCATCAAGAGCAGGGATCTCATCGAGGAGGGAACCGAACTGCTCATGAAGCCGGTACGTCCGCTGGAGCTTTTGAAAAAGGTCAGGGAGATGCTCGACGCGTAA
- the ercA gene encoding alcohol dehydrogenase-like regulatory protein ErcA — translation MAEGLQLRKFLAPEFIFGAGARELAGRYAKNLGGRKVLVVSDPGVVKAGWTKDVTDSLDAAGVSWVLFTALTPNPKADEVMAGVAVYQAEHCDALVAVGGGSPIDCAKGIGIVTSNHKHILEFEGVDMVKAPMPPLICIPTTGGTSADVSQFTIISNPRERVKIAIISKSVVPDIALIDPVTLITMDPYLTACTGLDAMTHAIEAFVSTASSTMTDLHALEALRLLSVNLVPSIRDLQNEELRSNVMMGSLQAGLAFSNAILGANHAMAHSLGGALDLAHGECNAILLDHVIEFNFDSAPERFEQIAQALGLDLRGLTLPQKKQRLLDHVRTLKAEAGVGRTLAEVGVGRDDLALYSEHALKDPCMATNPRRASKRDVEVVYEESL, via the coding sequence ATGGCGGAAGGTTTGCAGCTAAGAAAATTTCTTGCCCCGGAATTCATCTTCGGCGCGGGGGCCAGGGAGCTGGCCGGGCGCTACGCCAAGAACCTCGGCGGCCGCAAGGTCCTGGTGGTCTCGGACCCGGGCGTGGTAAAGGCGGGATGGACCAAGGATGTCACCGACAGCCTGGACGCCGCCGGCGTCTCCTGGGTCCTCTTCACCGCGCTGACGCCCAACCCCAAGGCGGACGAGGTCATGGCCGGCGTCGCCGTGTACCAGGCGGAGCACTGCGACGCGCTGGTGGCGGTGGGCGGCGGCAGCCCCATCGACTGCGCCAAGGGAATCGGCATCGTCACCTCCAACCACAAGCACATCCTCGAATTCGAGGGGGTCGACATGGTCAAGGCCCCCATGCCCCCCCTCATCTGCATCCCGACCACCGGCGGCACATCCGCCGACGTCTCCCAGTTCACCATCATCAGCAACCCGCGCGAGAGGGTGAAGATCGCCATCATCAGCAAGTCCGTGGTCCCCGACATAGCGCTCATCGACCCGGTCACCCTGATCACCATGGATCCCTACCTGACCGCCTGCACCGGGCTGGACGCCATGACCCACGCCATCGAGGCCTTCGTATCCACCGCCAGTTCCACGATGACCGATCTGCACGCCCTGGAGGCCCTGAGGCTTTTGTCGGTGAACCTGGTCCCGAGCATCCGCGACCTCCAAAACGAGGAACTGCGCAGCAACGTGATGATGGGAAGCCTGCAGGCCGGCCTCGCCTTCTCCAACGCCATCCTCGGCGCCAACCACGCCATGGCCCATAGCCTTGGGGGCGCCCTGGACCTGGCCCATGGCGAATGCAACGCTATCCTCCTGGATCACGTCATCGAATTCAACTTCGACTCGGCCCCGGAGCGCTTCGAGCAGATCGCGCAGGCCCTCGGGCTCGACCTGCGCGGCCTCACCCTGCCCCAGAAGAAACAGCGCCTCCTCGACCACGTCCGCACGCTCAAGGCGGAAGCCGGCGTGGGACGGACCCTGGCCGAGGTCGGGGTGGGACGGGACGACCTGGCGCTTTACAGCGAGCACGCGCTGAAGGATCCCTGCATGGCCACCAACCCGCGCCGCGCCTCCAAGAGGGACGTCGAGGTCGTCTATGAAGAATCCCTCTGA
- a CDS encoding methyl-accepting chemotaxis protein, whose product MATIRAKIIANLLVMLITIAFIVTLEFRAIATLGSMQDEGAQRSDAALLVKEASMGGLALYRIIADAEINGNLEQVSKDWQARKGEVLKSLGDAAAKADTAEEKRLVAEVQEATGSVIRSFEEKMLPLLKAPGDNNMQIKQLDSEIDLQVGKIETEMDTVTGSLVKEMRQADGDFDAERKRALTGAVIIGLAGALLQAALGIMLLRAIMGSVNAMRELLTSVSAGDLTCRAVINSQDELARTAEDFNDFVQKLQGMVRQISENSQQVVAESGRLSSSSEKIAAAAEEVAQQSTTVATAGEEMSATSGDISQNCQRASEGANLATAAAQDGAQVVERTVTVMADIAAKVRESAQVVASLGERSDQIGAIIVTIDEIADQTNLLALNAAIEAARAGEQGRGFAVVADEVRALAERTTRATREIDEMIKAIQKETRDAVAVMERGVEQVTAGTAEATRSGEALRAILDQVHDVAMQVDQVATAAEEQTATTEEISGSMQQITRIVQQTASGAHESAEAAHQLHGNAEELQQMVGQFRV is encoded by the coding sequence ATGGCAACCATACGGGCCAAGATCATCGCCAACCTGCTGGTAATGCTGATCACCATCGCCTTCATCGTTACCCTGGAATTCCGTGCCATTGCCACCCTGGGCAGCATGCAGGATGAGGGCGCCCAGCGCTCCGACGCTGCCCTCCTGGTCAAAGAAGCCTCCATGGGAGGGCTCGCGCTGTACCGGATCATAGCGGATGCCGAGATAAACGGGAATCTGGAACAGGTCTCGAAGGACTGGCAGGCCAGGAAGGGGGAGGTGCTTAAATCCCTGGGGGATGCCGCCGCGAAGGCAGATACCGCAGAGGAGAAAAGGCTCGTGGCAGAGGTGCAGGAAGCCACCGGCAGCGTAATCCGGAGCTTCGAGGAGAAGATGCTGCCGCTACTGAAGGCGCCGGGCGACAATAATATGCAAATTAAACAGCTGGACAGCGAGATAGACCTGCAGGTGGGCAAGATCGAGACGGAGATGGACACGGTGACCGGCTCTCTGGTCAAGGAGATGCGGCAGGCTGACGGGGACTTCGATGCGGAGCGAAAAAGGGCCCTCACCGGCGCGGTCATCATAGGCCTTGCGGGTGCCCTGCTGCAGGCCGCTTTGGGCATCATGCTGCTTCGGGCGATCATGGGATCAGTGAACGCAATGCGCGAGCTGCTCACTTCGGTGAGCGCGGGTGACCTGACCTGCCGGGCCGTTATCAACAGCCAGGACGAACTCGCTAGAACGGCCGAGGATTTCAACGACTTCGTGCAAAAGCTGCAAGGCATGGTGCGGCAGATCTCCGAGAATTCGCAGCAGGTGGTGGCAGAGTCGGGCCGGCTCAGTTCCAGCTCGGAGAAAATAGCCGCTGCAGCGGAGGAGGTGGCACAGCAATCAACGACGGTGGCAACTGCGGGCGAGGAAATGTCGGCCACCTCCGGTGACATCTCCCAGAACTGCCAGAGGGCTTCCGAAGGCGCCAATCTCGCCACGGCTGCGGCGCAGGACGGAGCCCAGGTGGTGGAACGGACCGTGACGGTCATGGCGGACATCGCGGCGAAGGTACGGGAAAGTGCCCAGGTGGTCGCGAGTCTCGGGGAACGCTCCGACCAGATCGGCGCCATTATCGTCACCATTGACGAGATAGCCGACCAGACCAACCTGCTCGCGTTGAATGCGGCTATCGAAGCGGCCCGTGCCGGCGAGCAGGGGAGAGGGTTTGCCGTGGTCGCCGACGAGGTGCGGGCCCTTGCGGAGCGCACCACGCGTGCCACCCGCGAAATCGACGAAATGATCAAGGCGATCCAGAAGGAAACGCGGGACGCGGTCGCGGTGATGGAGCGGGGCGTCGAGCAGGTGACGGCGGGGACGGCAGAGGCCACCCGGTCGGGCGAGGCGTTGCGCGCCATACTCGATCAGGTGCATGACGTGGCCATGCAGGTGGACCAGGTGGCCACGGCTGCCGAAGAGCAGACGGCGACGACCGAAGAGATTTCCGGCAGCATGCAGCAGATCACAAGGATCGTACAACAGACCGCCTCTGGTGCCCACGAATCCGCCGAGGCGGCTCACCAACTGCACGGAAACGCAGAAGAGTTGCAGCAGATGGTGGGGCAGTTCCGGGTATAG
- the cowN gene encoding N(2)-fixation sustaining protein CowN, translating to MATAGMGDTITISYIGTLDDGTIFHSTEAAGPLTVTLGAGELFPALENAIVGMRPAETRNISLSAGEAYGPRLKENVIRVARGSFPAEKEIKPGQKLGIEFAGGAARVMLVTAVTAEAVTLDANHPLAGCNLTFALRLDQIAGKPDRYVSFAEIEGDKNSQELITLLRRHIDDPEKSNPFWEKFKEKLARVGQPAGNGGRCLDELFLVHSYINNIRELFEEYGDEAALNLLDQVERESC from the coding sequence ATGGCGACAGCCGGAATGGGAGACACCATCACCATCAGCTACATCGGGACCCTCGATGACGGCACCATTTTCCACAGCACCGAGGCGGCAGGCCCGCTGACGGTCACTTTGGGGGCGGGGGAGCTCTTCCCGGCGCTGGAGAATGCCATCGTCGGGATGAGGCCCGCCGAGACGAGGAACATATCTCTCAGCGCCGGGGAAGCCTACGGGCCGCGCCTCAAGGAGAACGTCATTCGCGTCGCCCGCGGCTCCTTCCCTGCCGAAAAAGAGATCAAGCCCGGCCAAAAACTGGGCATCGAGTTCGCCGGGGGCGCGGCGCGGGTGATGCTGGTGACGGCGGTGACCGCTGAGGCGGTGACCCTAGACGCCAACCACCCGCTTGCGGGGTGCAACCTGACCTTCGCCCTACGCCTGGACCAGATAGCAGGCAAACCGGACCGCTACGTCTCCTTCGCCGAGATAGAGGGTGACAAGAACTCGCAAGAGCTGATCACGCTGCTGCGCCGGCACATCGACGACCCGGAGAAGAGCAACCCGTTCTGGGAGAAGTTCAAGGAGAAGCTCGCGCGGGTCGGACAGCCCGCCGGCAACGGCGGGCGCTGCCTGGATGAACTGTTCCTGGTCCACTCCTACATCAACAACATACGGGAACTGTTCGAGGAGTACGGTGACGAGGCGGCCCTGAATCTTCTGGATCAAGTGGAGAGGGAGAGCTGCTGA
- a CDS encoding 4Fe-4S binding protein translates to MKKVTTPRISQLLFLALFLVLFLATEYRGSDRIVAAVNGFFRANPLTAASTMLAARSYLPLLLPGLIVLVAALFLGRFFCGWICPLGTILDLVTGRIRKVGAIRALTGRAKYWLLLPLLSSSLLGVNLAGLLDPIALLLRALTFFFHPLFGDTVRGGWRSLYGLMGERRDLLDPGYRLLRDYLLPFRETLYPLAFFSALLFVLILFLERYERRAWCRRLCPLGTLLGLVSRLGPLRRTPAKLCADCRACRERCPTSFDQELLQTEECILCMECALHCPSRRVRFRFAGPRPQVGPVMERRVFLGGVVGGVVLARGFRFRDPAAQAKLLRPPGVRDEDEFLKKCVRCGECMKVCLRSALYPAFFQAGAEGLYTPLLLPRLGYCEYNCTLCGQVCPTGAIPDLPREEKQRQVIGKAAFDKNHCLPFAKRIDCIVCEEHCPIPGKAIRSERVELTGFDGVKRTVQQPYVVDELCNGCGICENVCPLEGKAAIEVFRVKDRTPLTPSSPAAPPPGDSYTDPYAGNS, encoded by the coding sequence GTGAAGAAGGTGACCACCCCCCGCATCTCGCAGCTCTTGTTCCTCGCCCTGTTCCTGGTCCTGTTCCTGGCGACCGAGTACCGGGGGAGCGACCGCATCGTCGCCGCCGTGAACGGCTTCTTCCGCGCCAACCCTCTCACCGCCGCCAGCACCATGCTGGCGGCGAGAAGCTATCTCCCGCTGCTCCTTCCCGGCCTGATCGTGCTCGTTGCCGCCCTGTTCCTGGGGAGGTTCTTCTGCGGCTGGATCTGCCCCTTGGGGACCATCCTCGACCTCGTCACCGGCAGGATCCGCAAGGTCGGGGCGATCCGTGCGCTCACCGGCCGCGCCAAGTACTGGCTCCTCCTTCCGCTGTTATCCTCCTCGCTGCTCGGGGTGAACCTGGCCGGCCTCCTCGACCCCATAGCGCTCCTCCTGCGCGCCCTCACCTTCTTCTTCCATCCCCTTTTCGGGGACACGGTGCGCGGCGGCTGGCGCTCCCTGTACGGCCTCATGGGGGAGCGGCGCGACCTCCTCGACCCCGGCTACCGCCTGCTGCGCGATTACCTCCTCCCCTTCCGGGAAACCCTCTACCCGCTCGCCTTTTTCTCCGCGCTCCTGTTCGTGCTCATCCTGTTCCTGGAAAGGTACGAAAGGCGGGCATGGTGCCGCCGCCTCTGCCCGCTGGGGACGCTGCTCGGACTGGTCTCCCGCCTGGGTCCGCTGCGCCGGACCCCCGCGAAGCTCTGCGCCGACTGCCGGGCCTGCCGTGAGCGCTGCCCCACCTCCTTCGACCAGGAGCTCCTGCAGACGGAGGAGTGCATCCTCTGCATGGAGTGCGCCCTGCACTGCCCGTCGCGGCGGGTCCGCTTCCGGTTTGCCGGGCCGCGGCCGCAGGTCGGGCCGGTAATGGAGCGGCGCGTGTTTCTCGGGGGGGTCGTGGGTGGGGTGGTGCTGGCCAGGGGTTTCCGCTTCCGGGATCCTGCCGCGCAGGCAAAGCTCTTGCGGCCGCCGGGGGTGCGCGACGAGGACGAGTTCCTGAAGAAGTGCGTGCGCTGCGGCGAGTGCATGAAGGTCTGCCTGAGAAGCGCGCTCTACCCCGCCTTCTTCCAGGCCGGCGCGGAAGGGCTCTACACACCACTACTGCTGCCGCGCCTTGGCTACTGCGAGTACAACTGCACCCTCTGCGGCCAGGTCTGCCCCACCGGGGCCATCCCCGATCTCCCCAGGGAGGAGAAGCAGCGCCAGGTGATCGGCAAGGCGGCGTTCGACAAGAACCACTGCCTCCCCTTCGCCAAGAGGATCGACTGCATCGTCTGCGAGGAACATTGCCCCATCCCGGGAAAGGCGATCCGGTCCGAGAGGGTCGAGCTGACCGGCTTCGACGGCGTAAAGAGAACCGTGCAGCAGCCCTACGTGGTGGATGAACTATGCAACGGCTGCGGCATCTGCGAGAACGTCTGTCCGCTCGAGGGAAAGGCCGCCATCGAGGTGTTCCGGGTGAAAGACCGGACGCCGCTCACCCCCTCCTCCCCGGCGGCGCCTCCCCCCGGGGATTCCTATACCGACCCTTACGCCGGCAATTCGTAG
- a CDS encoding DUF362 domain-containing protein produces MERRQFIKVLGLSSLFLHGWLRDLFAAQGPVVAVAQGTDHAGITRKALSALGGMQRFVKPGQTVVVKPNIGWDRTPEYAATTNPVVVRTLVEECLKAGAKKVKVFDRTCNDPRRCYASSGIEAALKGMKNVEVKHLEEERFKNVALNGKVLKEWELYGEAVSADVYINVPVAKHHGLSRLTLGMKNVMGIMGGNRGSIHKNIDQALADVNAAFRPHLTLIDATRILTAHGPQGGNLADVKVLNQVIASTDIVAADAYATTLFGLKPADIAVTRAAYRRGLGEMNLDRMRIVRV; encoded by the coding sequence ATGGAAAGACGGCAGTTCATCAAGGTACTGGGCCTGTCATCCCTTTTCCTGCACGGCTGGCTGCGCGACCTGTTCGCCGCGCAAGGCCCCGTGGTCGCCGTCGCACAAGGTACGGACCACGCGGGCATCACGCGCAAGGCGCTTTCGGCGCTCGGCGGGATGCAGCGCTTCGTGAAGCCGGGGCAGACCGTGGTGGTGAAGCCGAACATCGGCTGGGACCGCACGCCCGAGTACGCCGCCACCACCAATCCCGTCGTGGTCAGGACACTGGTCGAGGAGTGCCTGAAGGCGGGCGCGAAAAAGGTGAAGGTATTCGACCGCACCTGCAACGACCCGCGGCGCTGCTACGCCTCCAGCGGCATCGAAGCGGCACTCAAGGGGATGAAGAACGTCGAGGTGAAGCACCTCGAGGAGGAGCGCTTCAAGAATGTCGCGTTGAACGGCAAGGTGCTCAAGGAGTGGGAACTCTACGGCGAGGCGGTCTCCGCCGACGTCTACATCAACGTCCCGGTCGCAAAACACCACGGCCTGAGCCGCCTGACCCTCGGCATGAAGAACGTGATGGGGATCATGGGGGGCAACCGCGGCTCCATCCACAAGAACATCGACCAGGCGCTCGCCGACGTGAACGCGGCGTTTCGTCCTCACCTCACCCTCATCGACGCAACCAGGATCCTCACCGCCCACGGCCCGCAAGGGGGGAACCTCGCCGACGTGAAGGTCCTGAACCAGGTGATCGCCTCGACCGACATCGTCGCCGCCGACGCCTACGCCACCACCCTCTTCGGGCTGAAACCCGCCGACATCGCCGTAACCCGTGCCGCCTACCGGCGCGGCCTGGGGGAGATGAACCTGGACCGGATGAGGATCGTCCGGGTGTGA